A part of Geothrix oryzae genomic DNA contains:
- a CDS encoding pirin family protein: MITLRPAGTRGHFDFGWLDTHHTFSFGEYFDADHMQFHALRVINEDRVQAAKGFGTHGHRDMEILTWVLSGTLEHRDSLGTHGVIRPGEAQVMSAGTGIRHSEFNPSADEPVHFLQIWILPERQGLVPRYDQVAFPEAGLQNQLRLIASPDGAEGSVKLFQDVKVFVARLDAGRAVQGSIPSGRAGFLQVARGSISLNGAAMNAGDSARIEGEPSITVVAGVEAGSPAEILFFDLA; the protein is encoded by the coding sequence ATGATCACGCTGCGACCTGCTGGAACCCGCGGCCATTTCGATTTCGGCTGGCTGGACACCCACCACACCTTCTCCTTCGGCGAGTACTTCGACGCCGACCACATGCAGTTCCACGCGCTGCGCGTCATCAACGAGGACCGAGTGCAGGCGGCCAAAGGGTTCGGCACCCACGGCCATCGCGACATGGAGATCCTCACCTGGGTGCTGTCCGGCACGCTGGAGCATCGCGACAGCCTGGGCACCCACGGCGTCATCCGCCCGGGCGAAGCCCAGGTCATGAGTGCCGGCACCGGCATCCGCCACAGCGAGTTCAACCCTTCGGCTGATGAGCCCGTGCACTTCCTCCAGATCTGGATCCTCCCCGAGCGCCAGGGCCTCGTCCCCCGCTACGACCAGGTGGCTTTTCCCGAAGCCGGCCTTCAGAATCAGCTGCGCCTCATCGCCAGTCCCGACGGCGCGGAGGGTTCCGTAAAGCTCTTCCAGGATGTGAAGGTCTTCGTGGCCCGGCTGGACGCGGGCCGCGCGGTGCAGGGCTCCATCCCCTCTGGACGCGCGGGGTTCCTCCAGGTGGCCAGGGGCTCCATCAGCCTCAACGGCGCGGCCATGAACGCCGGGGATTCCGCCCGCATCGAAGGAGAGCCGTCCATCACCGTCGTGGCCGGGGTGGAGGCTGGATCACCCGCCGAAATCCTGTTCTTCGATCTTGCCTGA
- a CDS encoding methyl-accepting chemotaxis protein encodes MSEPTPRPAVPAASGSEEHDPAQLAQDLAGLETVINRSAAGAARTSVRIQTLAREIDRILDSTRSIQGTLEGLDANISQAASAAEEGAESTRLMADLTRQGRQESDEAVATVRQLQEQTTLTSERLESLMGHILQVNEVSQVIGEIADRTGMLSLNAAIEAAHAGAAGRGFAVVAEEVRKLADRTSRQTQEIGQLLESIRRDLDPAREAMGRSLGLASETRAQVEAVEQRFSGIAELAESTAGNVSSMARTASEEHAAARRLVAASGELLDATGTLKAEAEAVAQDAFSVSSLTELGHRHLAAYDTGSLFHRALDLARGLTATSAKILEMALGDGRVRQEDLLALEYREIQGAEIQSLSRFFNVLHVPPEGFAPPKYRTAYDALVERPLQEAFDGVLEQEPRLTFALILDLNSYAPSHNRRFAQDWTGHPDQDLAGNRVKRFFTDNRVLVRGARHGLGEVAEALPDRASRAAFQRVADLDEKAARREDFLVQTYARDTGAIITVLTVPLHVCGQRYGVSLLGWSSER; translated from the coding sequence ATGTCCGAACCCACCCCCAGGCCCGCCGTGCCCGCCGCGAGTGGCTCCGAGGAGCATGACCCGGCGCAGCTCGCCCAGGATCTGGCGGGCCTGGAAACCGTGATCAACCGCTCGGCGGCCGGCGCGGCGCGGACCTCGGTGAGGATCCAGACCCTGGCGCGGGAGATCGACCGGATCCTCGACAGCACCCGGAGCATCCAGGGCACCCTGGAGGGGCTGGACGCGAATATCTCCCAGGCGGCTTCGGCGGCAGAGGAGGGCGCCGAGTCCACCCGCCTGATGGCCGACCTGACGCGCCAGGGCCGCCAGGAGAGCGACGAGGCCGTGGCCACGGTTCGCCAGCTCCAGGAACAGACGACCCTCACCTCCGAACGCCTGGAATCCCTGATGGGACACATTCTCCAGGTGAACGAAGTCTCCCAGGTGATCGGGGAGATCGCGGACCGCACGGGGATGCTCAGCCTCAATGCGGCCATCGAGGCCGCCCATGCCGGTGCGGCAGGCCGGGGTTTCGCCGTGGTGGCCGAGGAGGTGCGGAAACTGGCGGACCGGACCTCCCGGCAGACCCAGGAAATCGGACAGCTGCTGGAATCCATCCGCCGGGACCTGGACCCGGCCCGGGAGGCCATGGGCCGGAGCCTGGGCCTGGCTTCCGAAACCCGCGCCCAGGTGGAGGCCGTGGAGCAGCGATTCTCGGGCATCGCGGAGCTGGCGGAATCCACCGCGGGGAATGTCTCCAGCATGGCCCGCACGGCCTCGGAGGAGCATGCCGCGGCCCGGAGGCTCGTGGCGGCCTCGGGAGAGCTGCTGGATGCCACGGGCACCCTGAAGGCCGAGGCGGAAGCCGTGGCCCAGGACGCCTTCAGCGTCTCCTCGCTCACCGAGCTCGGACACCGCCACCTGGCCGCCTATGACACGGGCTCCCTGTTTCACCGCGCGCTCGACCTGGCGCGGGGCCTCACCGCCACCAGTGCGAAGATCCTCGAGATGGCCCTCGGTGATGGGCGAGTCCGCCAGGAGGACCTGCTGGCGCTTGAATACCGGGAGATCCAGGGGGCGGAGATCCAGAGCCTCTCCCGCTTCTTCAATGTGCTGCATGTTCCGCCCGAAGGCTTCGCGCCCCCCAAATACCGCACCGCCTACGATGCCCTGGTGGAGCGGCCGCTGCAGGAGGCCTTCGACGGCGTCCTCGAGCAGGAGCCTCGCCTCACCTTCGCCCTGATCCTCGACCTCAACAGCTACGCCCCATCCCACAACCGACGCTTCGCCCAGGACTGGACCGGCCACCCGGACCAGGATCTGGCCGGCAACCGCGTGAAGCGCTTCTTCACGGACAACCGTGTCCTGGTGCGGGGGGCGCGGCACGGCCTGGGCGAAGTGGCCGAGGCGCTCCCCGACCGAGCCAGCCGGGCGGCGTTCCAACGGGTGGCCGACCTCGACGAGAAGGCCGCCCGCCGGGAGGACTTCCTGGTCCAGACCTACGCGCGTGACACCGGGGCCATCATCACGGTGCTCACCGTGCCGCTCCATGTCTGCGGCCAGCGCTACGGCGTGAGCCTGCTGGGCTGGTCGAGCGAGCGTTAG
- a CDS encoding pirin family protein: MTRKSVSVLVPGLPTEDGNRVPLTRLVPGQGKRGAEAFRAMDPFLLMDHFGPMVLPPGTDAGFPPHPHRGFQTLTYLIQGAFRHRDSTGGSGLLQPGGAQLMNAGAGIVHEEMPVPEHLETGGPIEGVQLWINLPKALKGSTPGYTDLQAETMPWVAIPGGRMRVLAGTWAGVTGPARTPAKIAYAHLELEAGAQFEQAIPAGWIAAAVPLHGAIRIEGTEVPADSVALLGEGDSLALEAATPVSLMLLAGEPLREPIAHYGPFVMNTYQEIEQAIQDYQAGRMGHLD; encoded by the coding sequence ATGACCCGCAAATCCGTTTCCGTCCTCGTACCCGGACTCCCCACGGAGGACGGCAACCGCGTGCCGCTCACGCGCCTGGTGCCCGGCCAAGGCAAGCGCGGCGCAGAGGCCTTCCGCGCCATGGATCCCTTCCTGCTCATGGACCACTTCGGTCCCATGGTGCTGCCTCCGGGGACGGATGCGGGCTTCCCGCCCCATCCCCACCGGGGTTTCCAGACCCTCACCTACCTGATCCAGGGCGCCTTCCGGCACCGGGACAGCACGGGCGGTTCAGGGCTGCTGCAGCCCGGCGGCGCCCAGCTCATGAATGCCGGGGCCGGCATCGTCCATGAAGAGATGCCGGTGCCCGAGCACCTGGAAACCGGCGGCCCCATCGAGGGCGTGCAGCTCTGGATCAACCTGCCCAAGGCGCTGAAGGGCTCCACCCCGGGCTACACGGACCTGCAGGCGGAGACCATGCCGTGGGTCGCCATTCCGGGCGGGCGCATGCGCGTGCTGGCCGGCACCTGGGCGGGCGTGACCGGCCCGGCCCGCACGCCCGCGAAGATCGCCTATGCCCACCTGGAGCTGGAGGCCGGTGCGCAGTTCGAGCAGGCCATTCCCGCAGGGTGGATCGCCGCCGCCGTGCCGCTGCACGGAGCCATCCGCATCGAGGGCACGGAGGTTCCGGCCGACAGCGTGGCCCTGCTGGGCGAAGGCGATTCGCTGGCCCTGGAGGCGGCGACTCCCGTCAGCCTCATGCTGCTGGCGGGGGAACCCCTCCGGGAGCCCATCGCCCACTACGGCCCCTTCGTGATGAACACCTACCAGGAGATCGAGCAGGCCATCCAGGATTACCAGGCCGGCCGCATGGGCCATCTGGACTGA